One Vigna unguiculata cultivar IT97K-499-35 chromosome 11, ASM411807v1, whole genome shotgun sequence DNA window includes the following coding sequences:
- the LOC114170710 gene encoding GDSL esterase/lipase At5g22810-like has translation MAYSSSFLCSLLLALLLNVTNAQPLVPAFFIFGDSVVDVGNNNHKFSVVKANFPPYGRDFENHYPTGRFCNGKLATDFTADLLGFTSYPPPYLNLNTKGNNLLNGANFASAASGYYKHTAKLYNAIPLSQQLEYYKECQNKLVEVAGQKNASSIISDALYLVSAGTSDFIQNYYINPLLNKFYTIDRFSDTILQSYSDFIQSLHALGARRIGVTSLPPIGCLPGAITLFGSKSNECVAKLNSDAISFNKKLNTTSQKLKNMLPGLKLVIFDIYQPLYDLVTKHSQNGFFEARKGCCGTGLIETSILCNRKSIGTCANASEYVFWDSFHPTEAANKVLANNLVAAGVSLIS, from the exons ATGGCGTATTCAAGCTCCTTCTTGTGTTCTCTTCTTCTTGCTTTGTTGCTCAATGTGACAAATGCACAGCCTCTGGTACCTGCATTCTTCATATTTGGGGATTCGGTTGTTGATGTGGGCAATAATAACCACAAATTCTCTGTTGTAAAAGCAAATTTTCCTCCTTATGGAAGAGACTTTGAGAATCACTATCCAACAGGAAGGTTCTGCAATGGAAAGCTTGCCACAGACTTCACAG CTGATCTTCTTGGATTTACCTCTTATCCCCCACCTTACCTTAACTTGAACACCAAAGGAAATAATCTCTTGAATGGTGCCAATTTTGCCTCAGCTGCTTCTGGTTACTATAAACACACAGCAAAACTATAT AATGCAATTCCATTGAGCCAACAACTGGAATACTACAAGGAATGTCAGAACAAATTGGTGGAAGTTGCAGGACAAAAAAATGCTTCATCAATTATATCTGATGCCTTATATCTTGTCAGTGCTGGAACCAGTGATTTCATTCAGAACTACTACATAAATCCTTTGCTTAACAAGTTTTACACAATTGATCGATTCTCAGACACAATCTTGCAGTCCTATTCAGACTTCATCCAG AGTTTACATGCACTGGGAGCAAGGAGGATTGGTGTGACATCATTGCCTCCAATAGGTTGTTTACCTGGAGCCATCACTCTCTTTGGTTCTAAGAGCAACGAATGTGTGGCCAAATTAAACAGTGATGCAATTAGCTTCAATAAAAAGCTCAACACCACATCTCAGAAGTTGAAAAACATGCTTCCAGGCCTCAAGTTGGTTATCTTTGATATCTACCAACCTCTCTATGACTTGGTCACCAAGCATTCTCAAAATG GATTTTTTGAAGCAAGGAAGGGTTGTTGTGGAACAGGGTTGATAGAGACATCTATATTGTGCAATAGGAAGTCCATAGGAACATGTGCCAATGCATCTGAGTATGTATTCTGGGATAGTTTTCATCCCACAGAAGCTGCTAACAAGGTTTTGGCTAATAATTTGGTTGCTGCTGGAGTCTCTCTCATTTCCTAA
- the LOC114169984 gene encoding recQ-mediated genome instability protein 2, translated as MDYSLAALKLLCSQLKQVGEVASQNSFTLGGLLFQRVWLQGVLVSVSDTGSLLLDDGTGLIELSLTGEFRQRSWQLGMYVMVVGGYVARAGELPMIKIHKIVDLSSSPDREAMWYLEVIEAYKMFYQPLVEEFT; from the exons ATGGACTATAGCTTGGCAGCGTTGAAGCTTTTGTGCTCGCAGCTGAAGCAGGTTGGAGAAGTAGCCTCTCAGAACAGCTTCACGCTCGGTGGCCTCCTCTTCCAGCGCGTGTGGTTGCAG GGCGTTCTTGTCTCCGTCTCCGACACCGGCTCTCTGCTTCTCGACGACGGCACCGGCCTCATCGAGCTCTCCCTCACCGGGGAGTTTCGCCAACGTAGCTGGCAACTCG GGATGTATGTAATGGTGGTTGGAGGATATGTTGCACGTGCGGGAGAACTTCCTATGATCAAG ATTCACAAGATTGTTGATCTTTCATCATCTCCTGACCGAGAGGCTATGTGGTATCTTGAAGTGATTGAGGCATACAAAATGTTCTATCAGCCTCTTGTTGAAGAATTTACATGA
- the LOC114170664 gene encoding SRSF protein kinase 3-like has product MERNENYSSEEECMEDYRRGGYHAVRIGDAFNDGRYVVQSKLGWGHFSTVWLAWDTLVSRFVALKIQKSAQHYTEAAMDEIKILKQIAEGDLEDKKCVVKLLDHFKHSGPNGQHVCMVFEFLGDNLLTLIKYTDYRGIPLHMVKEICFHILVGLDYLHRELSVIHTDLKPENVLLQSLINPSKDPRKSGASLILPNTKDKAASKNGTYQDSKILNGDPLKNQKKKMKRKAKVAQGFVGRETSEEAEDYKGPEQEDCGNDVKSSVEPVEDKPDSSLSKDESTKNFEKDASQGSHSHTSSSRSMKKKLLAAVDLRCKLVDFGSACWTYKQFTNDIQTRQYRCPEVLLGSKYSTPADLWSFACICFELATGDVLFDPHSGDNYDRDEDHLALMMELVGKIPPKIALGGRYSREFFNRHGDLRHISNLRFWPMDKVLMDKYNFSEQDTKDMVDFLVPILDFVPEKRPTAAQCLSHPWLNAGPRTLQPSITSTQPDAINEELSERRKKEAAEKESVEIGLRNIAIKGTSEPLKDTQPLKSSK; this is encoded by the exons ATGGAGAGAAACGAAAACTACAGTTCAGAGGAGGAATGCATGGAGGATTACAGGCGTGGAGGGTACCATGCCGTTAGAATCGGCGATGCTTTCAACGATGGCCGTTACGTCGTGCAGTCCAAGCTCGGTTGGGGTCATTTTTCCACTGTCTGGCTCGCTTGGGACACTCTCGTCTCG CGTTTTGTTGCccttaaaattcaaaagagTGCGCAACATTACACTGAAGCTGCAATGGATGAAATAAAGATTCTAAAACAAATAGCCGAGGGGGACCTGGAAGATAAGAAATGTGTTGTGAAGCTTTTGGATCATTTTAAGCATTCGGGGCCTAATGGACAGCATGTGTGTATGGTTTTTGAATTCCTGGGTGACAATCTTCTCACCCTTATTAAATATACTGACTATCGTGGGATTCCACTCCACATGGTTAAAGAAATCTGTTTTCATATATTGGTGGGCTTAGATTACTTGCATCGTGAGCTTTCTGTTATACACACTGATTTGAAGCCAGAAAATGTGTTGCTTCAGTCACTGATAAATCCATCCAAAGATCCTAGGAAATCAGGTGCTTCACTCATCCTTCCGAATACCAAGGATAAGGCTGCGTCTAAGAATGGGACTTACCAAGACAGTAAAATTTTGAATGGAGATCCACTGAAGaaccagaaaaagaaaatgaagaggaaGGCTAAGGTAGCTCAAGGCTTTGTTGGGAGGGAAACTTCAGAGGAAGCTGAGGATTATAAAGGACCTGAGCAAGAAGATTGTGGCAATGATGTAAAATCAAGTGTTGAACCTGTTGAAGATAAACCTGATAGTTCTCTGAGTAAAGATGAATCAACAAAGAATTTTGAAAAGGATGCTTCACAAGGAAGTCATAGTCATACGAGTAGCAGCCGGtccatgaaaaagaaattgcTTGCAGCTGTTGATCTTAGGTGCAAGCTGGTTGATTTTGGTAGTGCTTGTTGGACTTACAAACAATTCACAAATGATATTCAGACAAGGCAATATAGGTGTCCTGAGGTTCTTCTTGGATCCAAATACTCAACCCCAGCAGATTTATGGTCCTTTGCTTGCATTTGCTTTGAGCTTGCCACCGGTGATGTTCTTTTTGATCCTCACAGCGGTGACAACTATGATAGAGATGAG GACCATCTGGCATTGATGATGGAGCTTGTTGGGAAGATACCTCCAAAG ATTGCACTAGGTGGCCGCTATTCTCGAGAATTTTTCAATAGACATGGTGACTTGAGGCACATAAGCAATTTGAGATTCTGGCCAATGGATAAGGTGCTGATGGACAAGTATAATTTCAGTGAGCAAGACACAAAGGACATGGTTGACTTCCTTGTTCCAATACTTGATTTCGTCCCAGAAAAGAGACCAACAGCTGCTCAGTGCCTTAGTCATCCATGGTTGAACGCAGGCCCTCGTACTCTTCAGCCCTCAATAACTTCCACTCAACCTGATGCCATCAATGAGGAATTGTctgaaagaaggaaaaaagaagcTGCTGAAAAAGAGTCAGTGGAAATTGGTTTGAGGAATATAGCCATTAAAGGAACTTCTGAGCCTCTCAAAGACACCCAACCTCTAAAATCatccaaatag